The nucleotide window TTGGTATTTAGCACCATAAATACTCATGCAAATCTTCCCTGTTGAGTTATTCTGTCTTTGTTGAAAAGAATTTAGGTAAACACAAGAGAAATCATTACCATACATTACTGGGATTATCAGACCAGTCATATATTAATTCCACAAGGATCTTCctctggaaaagaaaaacatttaaaaggttgTGAAATCGCATTTAGTTTTTCCAGAACTAGTAAATCTCTGATTCTGTTTATGCCAATATATACAGCTGGAGAATAAAAGCTCTGAAGAACATTTCCGATTTTAagatgttttgtatcttttaaaatgccaaaaatcaGCATcaactagggaggttaatcatgGAAAAGCAAATTGTTTGGGTAACTACCGCTTTTATCTCCAGTATATTTTCTCCTCCACTCTTTATATCTGTTGTTCTCTCCATCTATATCCATTGTACTTGTCTAATCTTTATATCTCAATAACAGTCCCAATATTCTTATGTTCTGGATGATACAGGTAGGTTTATCCGTGAGGGTATTGTGCTAAGCCCacttttttcttgttctctttCTGCTTCTGGCCTCTTTATCTTTTCTCTTTCGTCTTGTTCTCTGGGTAATAACCTGGGAATGTAGAGTACAggatcagtttattttattggaatcCCAAGTCTAGTGTAGAACATTTTCTAAGGTGGTTTTAAAAACGTGTCGAAAATAACGGTCTTCTGGTTATAACAGGATGAATATGACTTTAATTATAACTGAAAATTTTGTTCATGATTGACCAGCAGCTGGGGGAGCCTGGTTCTGAAGATATTTTTGAAATTGTTATGATTTACTATAAAGCATTTCAGAGCAACCATAATGATATgttataaattattgtatttgtattttaataattgtaaataaatggtaacacattttattttatgacatttttttttataatattgagtATGCTTACTATGAGCTGGGGTTGGACCTTGCTAGGAATATATACCCACTAaacaaactaaatgttttataaagtgtTTGAACATATATAGACAAATAGGGTCAAGGAATGGTGACATTAGCTCATGTAAAAGCTGTAACAACACAGTTGAGTACTGTTCATAATACATTTCATCTTACACTTATAGACAAGCTGTTGGGggcacaaataaatatgtaaaacatttttgttacaatggtctatatatttcatatatatttcatgaAAACCCTCCTTTCAACATTCTAATCAATGATTTTGACATTGTACATTGGCTTACAGAGATCTGTTCACACCATAAAGTGCCATAAAGATTGGCTTTGTCCGTTCCCCAAGTCAAAGCTATTACTTCCAGGCTGGACATATACAAACAAGTTTGACAaaacaggcctgatttataaaagttctccaggactagagaatttagactttcatgggaggacctgggtgagagctttcataaatcgggcctGTTTTCATGCTAAATCTGAAATTGCAAAATatatgagaataaataaaaatggtgaaataGGATAAatcgtaaaaaaataaaatgaatctgcACAGGGTGATCACATAGTCCGCTGTATGGGAGAGGACAATGGTTCTTCAATAAAACTCTGAATGACCGTTCTGCATAAGACAATGGCTTGTCCTATTCCCCCACCCCCCCATCATAAAGCTCACTTCACCACTTCTTTTCTGGCTAATTTTCTTGTTTATGTTGCTGGCTGTGTGTTTCCAAAAGCTATGTTTTTCCAAAATTATTGTCTTAACATAAATCTTTGTGTACCTGTACAGCTTGGATTGAGAAAAAAGGGCATAGACCCCAGGGAGCTAGACCTTAGAGCCAATCATTTACAGCACTCCATTGTGTTGTTCCAAGTGTACTTTTATGGCTAAAATCAACATAGGCATGTAAGTACATCTAGATTCCTAAATTCTTACTGAAACATATCCATATAacttgcagtttttttctctatcatGCCTTTAACCGGTGTTAATTAAAGACAATACATAGAAAAGGGAAAGGAACACAGCATATACAACaacatatatcaataaaaatacagcaaacatAACATCCaaggaacagaaataaaataaaaaccttacatACAATGAGgctaacaatacaataaaacaaatatatattaattgttggtccattataaatatattatttgaatatctATTACGCTtagtatttagattttttataaaattcattGCATTAACATTTCTCAATAATGAAAAGTAATATCTCAGAAATGATGTACTAAAAGTTAACAATTTCAGTTGTATCTTTGCTAACTTCCATTTCTTATATACCATCAGTCGAAGAATTTGGACAACCAAACAGTACAAGAGTTCATTCTGCTGGTTTTTGAGATCACCCGTgatattaggtttttgtttttctcaacTCTTCTTCTCATTTACTTGGCTATATTGGCAGGAAACCTTCTGGTCATCACCATGGTCCACAGGGCTGTCAACCTACAAACTCCTATGTATTTCCTGCTTGGCCATCTCTCATTTGCTGAAGTTCTGTTCACAACTAATATTGTACCCAATATGTTAAATACTGTCTTATGTAATGGTGGATTAATTACTCTTGAAGGTTGTATTactcaattttttatgttttcttcttcCACCACGGCAGAATGTCTCTTGCTGTCCATAATGTCTTATGATCGATTTTTGGCCATTTGTTCCCCTTTGCAATATTCCTCTTTGATGACTCAGCACTTATGTCTAAAATTGGTTTGCAGCTCCTGGCTAACTGGGATTGTTATCTCTTTACCTGCGGCCATCCTTATAAGTAAGTTGCATTTTTGTGGTTCGAATgtcattgaccattttttttgtgatcttgccccaatacttCAATTGTCATGCTCGGATACCACCTTCCTAGAAATGGAAGATCTCATTTTGTCATTTCCCGTTTTAGTTTTCCCTcttatatttattgttgttaccTACATCCGAATTATCTTTGTCATCTGCAGAATTCCTACCTCCAGTGGCAAACAGAAAGCCTTCTCAACCTGCAGTTCTCATCTTCTTGTAGTCTGTACTTATTATGGGACTCTTATCATTGTTTATATGACTCCATCAGTAGATCATTCGGTCAGTAAGCTTCTGGCTCTCCTATATATTGTTGGAACTCCACTTCTGAACCCAATTATTTATAGTCTAAGAAGTAGGGAAATAAgggattctttaaaaaaactgaggAGCCTGCTGTAAAAAATGTTGCTCCGATCATATGACCAATAATTCCTCAATGCGGGACATTTTGTGCTATGCTGTCTATTGAGATCCTTTAACATGGTCTTATCTCCAGGCTTCAACCATGACCACTCAGGATAACTTTCAAGGAGAATACAAAAATCCTTTAGGCTTACTCATTCAACCAAAAGGAACCTGCTTTACCTACCCAACCGACATACTAATCTTAATGTAAGGGATCACAGCTCCCGGAATATCCACACTATTCATACAGAACGTTTTGCTATGGATTtaatggggaagggttagaatccACTGTTATCGCTATTTAACGTTCTGTTTTTCTATCACTTGCTGtacttaattttattataaaaaaaaaatggttactaaACCATATGAagtctcttttctttctttaacatTCTACACTGGTGTTAAATACCCCCGATATTGGAGTAAGTGCAGAAATATTAACCTGTAGAACTGGTGTTTTATTTGCGACTTCAATAATAtccccacattggtgtcagtgaatgCCAAACATAGGAAGGGAATTTTGGTGAGAAAATCCTATTTTCCAACTCTAGGGTGAATTTTTCAAGATTTGATTTGATCCTGTCCTGCTTATCCTgaatgcgcaggagagaggcgtctgcactttagagaggaagaggtaagtgtgacaggtgCCATGCACACTGGACTTAAAGACAAATTCAACAAGTCCAAACTAGTTACAACCAAAGTATATTCATGCACAGAGTTTGGCTTTATTTCATGTATCAAACATGAGGCATTTATGCTTTTGATGTAAAACATGCTTTGATACAAGACTTCATCTCTTGATTCCGTAGACTGTAGATGATGGGATTTAACAGAGGTGTTCCGATTGTGTAGAAAAGAGacaaaattttgtttaatttggcagAAGTCTTTTGAGAAGGCACCAAATAAATGATGAAGATTGTCCCAAAATACGTACAAACAGACACTAGATGTGAACTGCAGGTGGAGAAAGATTTCTGTCTGCTGGTCCTGGATGAAATTCTCACTAAAGTGGAAATAATGGATATATAACTCAAAAGGATCAATATAAATGGAAAAAGGCTAAAGGCAACGGTGAGCAGAAAAGACTCCATTTCCACTATATAAGTATCTGTAGAGGACAATTGTAATATTGGAGCCAAGTCACAAAACACATGGTCAATGGTGTTGAAGCCACAGAACTGCAATTTAGACATAGAGACCATCAATATGGCCATCACCATAAAACCAGAAAGCCAAGACCACATAGCCAGAAGATTCCGTGTCTTGATGTTCATGAGGTAAGAGTATCTTAAGGGGTTACAAATGGCCAAATATCGGTCATAGGACATTGCTGTGAGAAGAAGACATTCAACACTTCCCACCGATGCTCCCAAGTAGAACTGAGTAAAGCAACTATGGAAAGACATGGACCCACCATCCCCCCATACAACATATAACATATTTGGCATTATTATGGTGGTAAAGAGTATTTCACATAAAGACAGATTGCACAGAAAGAAATACATGGGAGAAGTGAGTTTTTGGTTTGTAGCTATTAAgcttataattaaaatattcccTGTAATGGTGGTGACATAGAATattagaaacaggaaaaaaatgaatcctTTCAGATGGTGGAGATTCTTAAACCCCAGAAGAACCAGTTCCATCACATCTGTTTTATTGTGTCCACACATGACTTGCTAAAAGGTGGAAAACATTGGTTAGTACAAAAACTGGTACCTTTGACACAAAAGTagattaaatgtacttttttagagctatattacaaaaaaaaagcaaggacaaaaagaaaatggaaaagcgTGTGTTTCAGAGACCTTTTAATTTGGGAAGGGATGACGGAAGTAgctaaaatatattgatttaacccccctaacattctaattctgtcagttttttgatgcaaaaagtgatcctattttttttgcatagaaatttttgtttatattgtgggcctgtaattcttgggattaactcccgggtgtaataaatatatttatttattataatataatcataaatataatataatagataactataaatcataattataaaaattattttaaaaaagaatgcaatattattgataaatagtaatataaattaaatgcagattttagagaaaaaaatatttaaatttttagtagacatcccgggtgtggtagatttttaTATAAGAAATGGAAGTTAGCAAAGATACAACTGAAATTGTTTACTTTTAGTACATCATTTCTGAGATATTACTTTTCATTATTGAGAAAAGTTAATACAATGAATTTTATAAAAACTCTAAATACTAACGGTAATagatattcaaataatatatttataatggacCAACAattgatttatatttgtttattgtattgttagCCTCATTGTgtgtaaggtttttattttatttctgttctttggatgttaagttttgtatttttattgatatatgttGTTGTATATGCTGTGTTCCTTTCCCTTTTCCATGTATTGTCTTTAATTAACACCGGTTGAAGGCATGATAGAGAAAGAAACTGCAAGCCATATGGATATGTTTCAGTAAGAATTTTAGGAATCTAGATGTACTTACATGCTTAAGTTGATTTTAGCCATAAACGTGCACTTGGAACAACACAATGGAGTGCTGTAAATGATTGGATCTAAGGACTAGCTCTTTGGGGTCTATGTTAAGGCAataattttggaaaaacaaaGCTTTTGAAAACACACATCCAGCAACATAAACAAGAAAATTAGCCAGAAAAGGAGTGGAGAAGTGAGCTttatgattgggggggggggggggggggtagtcaTTAAACTACTCGGTAATAATTTAGAGTTCCACATTCAAGCCATTGTCTTATGCAGAACGGTCTTTCAGAGTTTTATTGAAGAACCATTGTTCTCCCTCATACAGAGGACTACTGGTGGGCAGTGATCACCCCGTgcagattcattttatttttatactgtttatcctatttcaccatttttatttttttttcatatattttgcaATTTCAGATTTAGCATGAAAACATGCCCGATTTATGAACGCtctcacccaggtcctcccatgaaagtctatattCTAAAGTCctggggagcttttataaatcaggccagtGTTGTCAAACTTGTTTGTATCAGTCCAGCTTGGAAGTAATAGCTTTTACTGGTGGAACAGACAAAGCCGAACTTTATGGCACTTTATGGTGTGAACAGATCTCTGTAAGCCAATGTACAATGTCAAAATCATTGATTAGAATGTTGAAAGGAgggttttcataaaatatatagaccattgtaacaaaatgttttacatatttatttgtccCCCCCAACAGCTTGTCTATAAGTGTAagattaaatgtattattaacagTACTCAACTGTGTTGTTGCAGATTTTACATAAACTAATGTCACTATTCCTTGACCCTATTTGTCTATATATGTTCAAacactttataaaacatttagtttgttTAGTGGGTATAAATTCCTAGCACGGTCCAACCCCAGCTCATAGTAAGCATactcaatattataaaaaaaaataagtaattaaataaaatgtattaccatttatttacaattattaaaatacaaatacaataatttataacATATCACTATGGTTGCTCTGAAATGCTTTATAGTAAATTACAACAATTTCAAAAATATCTTTAGAACCACACTCCCCCAGCTTTTGGTCAATCATGAACAATATTTTCAGGTATATTAAAGTCATTTTCAACCTGTTATAACCAGAAGACCATTATTTTCGACACATTTCACAGcctaataaacagtttttttttaagaatcataGGAGTAGCCCATCACTATGAATAAATAcagacaatattttaaattacaattataattataaccTAGAAATATATCAAAATGTTAGTATTTCATTCCATACTCACAGCTCATATTCAAAGGTATTGAAACTGGCAAcccagatataatatataatttaaaaaaaatgtttgtattgaagTCTCTCACATCACCCTTTACATAGTTATAGGTGCATACACATCATATATGAGTCAATCAGAAGGTGACTTTCCCAAAGTGAAACatgctgtgaaacgcgttgaaggTCCTGTAACCCTCAGGAAAAGTCTCAGGAGTGTAATAAGTTATCAGCTGATTAAAACCACCTTAGAAAATGTTCTACACTAGACTTGGgactccaataaaataaattgatccTGTACTCTACATTACCAGGTTATTACCCAGAGAACAAGACGAAAGAGaagtatagaaaacaaaaagaatataaaggCCAGAAGCAGAAAGAGAACAAGAAAAATGTGGGCTTAGCACAATACCCTCACGGATAAACCTACCTGTATCATCCAGAACATAGGAATATTGGGACTGTTATAGAGATATAAAGATTAGAGAAGTACGATGGATATAGATGGAGAGAACAACAGATATAAAGCCTAAAGGAGAAAATCTACTGGAGATAAAAGCTATAGTTACCCGAACAATTTGCTTTTCCATGATTAACCTCTCCAGTTGATGCTGATTATTGGCattttaaaagatacaaaacatctTAAAAACGGAAATGTTCTTCAGAGCTTTTATTCTCCAGCTGTATATATTGGCATAAACAGAATCAGAGATTTACTAGTTCTGGAAAAACTAAATGCGATTTCAcatccttttaaatgtttttcttttccagagGAAGATCCTTGTGGAATTATTAAATGACTGGTCTGATAATCCCAGTGATATATGGTAATGATTTCTCTTGTGTTTACCTAAATTGTTTTCAACAAAGACCGAGTAACTCAACAG belongs to Pyxicephalus adspersus chromosome 2, UCB_Pads_2.0, whole genome shotgun sequence and includes:
- the LOC140322035 gene encoding olfactory receptor 11A1-like yields the protein MEKQIVWSKNLDNQTVQEFILLVFEITRDIRFLFFSTLLLIYLAILAGNLLVITMVHRAVNLQTPMYFLLGHLSFAEVLFTTNIVPNMLNTVLCNGGLITLEGCITQFFMFSSSTTAECLLLSIMSYDRFLAICSPLQYSSLMTQHLCLKLVCSSWLTGIVISLPAAILISKLHFCGSNVIDHFFCDLAPILQLSCSDTTFLEMEDLILSFPVLVFPLIFIVVTYIRIIFVICRIPTSSGKQKAFSTCSSHLLVVCTYYGTLIIVYMTPSVDHSVSKLLALLYIVGTPLLNPIIYSLRSREIRDSLKKLRSLL
- the LOC140322039 gene encoding olfactory receptor 10A7-like yields the protein MCGHNKTDVMELVLLGFKNLHHLKGFIFFLFLIFYVTTITGNILIISLIATNQKLTSPMYFFLCNLSLCEILFTTIIMPNMLYVVWGDGGSMSFHSCFTQFYLGASVGSVECLLLTAMSYDRYLAICNPLRYSYLMNIKTRNLLAMWSWLSGFMVMAILMVSMSKLQFCGFNTIDHVFCDLAPILQLSSTDTYIVEMESFLLTVAFSLFPFILILLSYISIISTLVRISSRTSRQKSFSTCSSHLVSVCTYFGTIFIIYLVPSQKTSAKLNKILSLFYTIGTPLLNPIIYSLRNQEMKSCIKACFTSKA